A single Nicotiana tabacum cultivar K326 chromosome 5, ASM71507v2, whole genome shotgun sequence DNA region contains:
- the LOC107775572 gene encoding mitochondrial fission 1 protein A-like, whose amino-acid sequence MEAKINQFFECIITFLNGGDQLPWCSPDVILGYEKEAADATKGGSDEEKNESIMRLSWALAHSKQPEDVQRGIAMLEVSLANSNSPLQKREKLYLLAVGYYRSGEYSRSRELTGHCLEIAPDWRQALSLKKVIEDRITKDGVIGIGITATIIGLIAGGIAASLIRRN is encoded by the exons ATGGAGgcgaagatcaaccaattctttGAGTGCATTATTACCTTCCTCAATGGTGGTGACCAACTTCCTTGGTGCTCTCCTGACGTCATTCTC GGCTATGAAAAAGAAGCAGCAGATGCTACAAAAGGCGGCAGTGATGAAGAAAAGAATGAGAGTATTATGAGGTTGTCATGGGCGCTTGCCCATTCCAAACAACCTGAAGATGTGCAACGAGGGATAGCTATGCTTGAGG TTTCACTTGCTAACTCAAATAGTCCACTACAGAAGCGAGAAAAGCTTTATCTTCTAGCTGTTGGATATTACAGAAGTGGGGAATATTCAAGGAGCAGAGAGCTTACAGGTCACTGTTTGGAG ATTGCGCCTGATTGGAGACAGGCGTTGTCGCTTAAGAAGGTTATTGAAGATAGAATCACAAAGG ATGGTGTTATTGGTATAGGAATTACAGCAACTATTATAGGACTTATTGCTGGTGGAATTGCAGCTTCATTGATCCGAAGAAACTGA